AATGTATTATCAAAATACAAATGGCAAGATGGTTTAGGTTACTATGAAAGTACCAAAGATGCAGCAACACACTTTTTCTTTGATCGTTTACCTAAAGGAGTTTATGTTTTTGAATATGATGTTCGTGTAAATAACAAAGGTGATTTTAGTAACGGTATAACTACTATACAAAGTATGTATGCACCAGAGTTTACAAGTCATTCTAAAGGAGTTCGAGTTTCAATAAAATAATTTGTATGCAATTTAAGACAAGCTGTTTTTTAACTTTTTTTATACTGATAATTAGTATTAAATCTTACACCCAAAATATCGATTTAAAATCGTATCGTTGGGAAAATAGAATGATTGTTATTGTTTCTAAAGACTCAAAAGACAGCTTGTACATAAAACAGTTACAAGAATTCTCAGAACCTGCTAAAGCTTTTAAAGAGCGTAAACTAAAAATATTAGATGTACAAAAAAATAGAATTCGTGAAATTTCATTCGAAAATGACAAAACCGAAATAGGATCTTGGAAAAATGAAACTAGTTTATACGACAAATATGCTTCAAAGAAGCCCCCTTTTAAAGTCATATTGATTGGTCTTGATGGAGGGAGAAAAAAAACTGTAAAAAATAAAGTATTTACCAAAAATCTTCTTTTCACTTTAATTGATGGAATGCCTATGAGAAAAGCTGAGTTAAAAAGGAATTAGTATTTTTAAAAGCCACTAAACTATGGATCTTTTTAACTAATGAAACCCATTAAACAAGTTACATTCAAAAAGAAAAATAAAGACCATCTTTATTTTGATTTGGTTGATTTAAGTAGCATTATACATTTAAAGCCCTCAGATCATAATCAATTTGAACATCATAAAGTTTCTTTTTATGTGATGGTTTTTATTTCCAAAGGTGAGGGAATTCATAATATTAACTATCAGGATTATTCGTATCAAAAAGGCACTATTTTTACCTTAAGAAAAAATAATATTCATAAATTCTACAAATCTGAAGCTAGCGGGAAAATTCTTGTTTTTACCGAAGATTTCATTATAAAATACTCAGATAAGTTCGAAACTTTAAAACTATTTCAACTTTTTAATGAAATGTTAAGTGCTCCTAAAATTCAATTAAACTCCAGTGAATTTGAGGAAATTCGTAAAATCGTACTTCAAATTAATATTGAATTTTCTAATAGTAACGATTCGTATTCCACTCCTATTATCAGAAGTTTAGTTCAAGTTTTGATCTTGAAATTATTACAAATAAAATCAAAAAGTAATACTAACTTCGATAATAAAAACTACCATTTAAAATTTACTAAACTTCAAGAACTAATTGAAAAAGAATGCTTTGAAAGTAAAAAAGTTTCCTTTTATGCTGAAAAACTAGGTGTAAGTTCTAAAACACTGAACAATATTACGCAAAGTATTGTTGGCAAATCTACAAAGGCATTTATTGATGAAATTTTGATTCTACAAATTAAAAGACTCATTATCAACTCTCAACTTTCACTAACTGAAATAGCATATCATGTTGGTTTCGATTCACCGACTAATTTTTTTAAATACTTCAGAAAACGAACTCAGCTTTCTCCAAAAGAGTTTAAAGAATTAAATCAATAGATAACTTTCCCATTTTTACCCTAAAAATATTTTTTTTCACCTAAGCTTCACATCTTCTCAATATACTTTTGAGGCACATTAATTTTAAACCAATTTATCATGAAGCGATTCATTTCTTTATCGAGTATAGTATACTTAACTGTACTAATTACTGGATGTAATGCTCAGCAAAAAAACTCAAAAGAGATTATGAAAAATAAAGAAGCTATTTCTGCTTTTTACCAAAAAGCCTTAACCGTAAATAAAGATACAAGACCTACAGCTGTTTTAACTCGGTTAATGGCAGAAGGATATCAATCATTTAATTCTACTGGTTCAAAAGGAGCAAAAGAATTAATGAGACAATTAGAATTCTTCTGGAAATTAATTCCTGATTTAAAGTGGGAAACACAACAAATCATAAATGATGGAGACAAATTTGTAGTAAGAAGTATTGCTACAGGAACTCCTAATGGTGACTTTATGGGATTACCAACAAACGGATCTAAGTCATTTAAAATAATGACTATCGATATTCATACCATGAAAGACGGAAAGTTTGTAAGTACAAATCATATTGAAGATTGGGCCACTGCAATGCAACAACTAAAATCTAAAAGTTCTTCCGATGAAACTATGAAAGTTGCCATGGATTTTATGGGAGCTATAGGGAAAGGTGATATGAAAAAGATGGTAAGCTTAATGCATGATGATATGGTTTGGCACAATGAAGGTGATA
This genomic stretch from Tenacibaculum jejuense harbors:
- a CDS encoding DUF4174 domain-containing protein, with protein sequence MQFKTSCFLTFFILIISIKSYTQNIDLKSYRWENRMIVIVSKDSKDSLYIKQLQEFSEPAKAFKERKLKILDVQKNRIREISFENDKTEIGSWKNETSLYDKYASKKPPFKVILIGLDGGRKKTVKNKVFTKNLLFTLIDGMPMRKAELKRN
- a CDS encoding AraC family transcriptional regulator; translated protein: MKPIKQVTFKKKNKDHLYFDLVDLSSIIHLKPSDHNQFEHHKVSFYVMVFISKGEGIHNINYQDYSYQKGTIFTLRKNNIHKFYKSEASGKILVFTEDFIIKYSDKFETLKLFQLFNEMLSAPKIQLNSSEFEEIRKIVLQINIEFSNSNDSYSTPIIRSLVQVLILKLLQIKSKSNTNFDNKNYHLKFTKLQELIEKECFESKKVSFYAEKLGVSSKTLNNITQSIVGKSTKAFIDEILILQIKRLIINSQLSLTEIAYHVGFDSPTNFFKYFRKRTQLSPKEFKELNQ
- a CDS encoding nuclear transport factor 2 family protein codes for the protein MKRFISLSSIVYLTVLITGCNAQQKNSKEIMKNKEAISAFYQKALTVNKDTRPTAVLTRLMAEGYQSFNSTGSKGAKELMRQLEFFWKLIPDLKWETQQIINDGDKFVVRSIATGTPNGDFMGLPTNGSKSFKIMTIDIHTMKDGKFVSTNHIEDWATAMQQLKSKSSSDETMKVAMDFMGAIGKGDMKKMVSLMHDDMVWHNEGDKSMPWIGPWKGKKTILEKFLPEFGSNFKTIKWEPNDALSKGDTAAFFGNMIGELTKTGKQTEEFTYALRVKVKDGKVILWNWFEDSYAVSKAYHNK